Below is a window of Rana temporaria unplaced genomic scaffold, aRanTem1.1, whole genome shotgun sequence DNA.
TCCTCAAGGGACAGGACAGTGATTGGACCTCCTCAAGGGACAGGACGGTGATTGGGTCTCCTCAAGGGACAGGACGGTGATTGGGTCTCCTCAAGGGACAGGACGGTGATTGGGCCTCCTCAAGGGACAGGACAGTGATTGGGTCTCCTCATGGGACGGTGATTGGGCCTCCTCAAGGGACAGGACGGTAATTGGGCCTCCTCCATGGGACGGTAATTGGGCCTCCTCATGGGACAGTGATTTGCCTCCTCATGGGATGGGACAGTGATTGGCTTCCTCATGGGACGGGACAGTTATTGGCCTGCTTATGGGATGGGGCAGTGATTGGCCTAATGATAGGACTAGACAGTTATGGGCTTCATCATGGGATGGTGATTGTCTTCTTTCTGGGACAAGACGTGATTGGGCCTCCTCATGGGACGGGAAGGTGATTGGGCCTCCTCATGGGACGGGAAGGTGATTGGGCCTCCTCATGGGACGGGACGGTGGTTGGGCCTCCTCATGGGACGGTGGTTGGGCCTCCTCGTGGGACGGGACGGTGGTTGGGCCTCCTCGTGGGACGGGACGGTGGTTGGGCCTCCTCGTGGGACGGGACGGTGGTTGGGCCTCCTCGTGGGACGGTGGTTGGGCCTCCTCGTGGGACAGTGGTTGGGCCTCCTCGTGGGACGGGACGGTGGTTGGGCCTCCTCGTGGGACGGGACGGTGGTTGGGCCTCCTCGTGGGACGGGACAGTGATTGGCCTCCTCGTGGGACGGGACAGTGATTGGCCTCCTCATGGGACGGGACAGTGATTGGCCTCCTCATGGGACGGGACAGTGATTGGCCTCCTCATGGGACGGGACAGTGATTGGCCTCCTCATGGGACGGGACAGTGATTGGCCTCCTCATGGGACGGGACAGTGATTGGCCTCCTCATGGGACGGGACAGTGATTGGCCTCCTCATGGGACGGGACAGTGATTGGCCTCCTCATGGGACGGGACAGTGATTGGCCTCCTCATGGGACGGGACAGTGATTGGCCTCCTCATGGGACGGGACAGTGATTGGCCTCCTCATGGGACGGGACAGTGATTGGCCTCCTCATGGGACGGGACAGTGATTGGCCTCCTCATGGGACGGGACAGTGATTGGCCTCCTCATGGGACGGGACAGTGATTGGCCTCCTCATGGGACGGGACAGTGATCGGCATCCTTTTGTCTTTGCAGTTTCGGAGACGGTCCACAGAGGGtttggctctctctctcttctgtatGATAATTTTAGGTAACTTGACCTACGGCCTCAGCATCCTCCTGAAGAACCCGGACAAGGGGCAGTCAGAAGTCGATTACGTCAATCACCACCTGCCTTGGCTGATCGGCAGTCTTGGGGTCATGAGCATGGACTGCATTGTATCCTTTATCACATACAGCTATAATAATGTTGATGTCTGTCCTTGCAGTgcgcgagcggggggggggggcctgtaccTTCCTACCATCACCACAACaatgcagtgcagccattggccaaTGGTTGGGGCTTATTTATAACAAGTCACGGGGATATTTCAACTCCTTTTTTAATGTAATAACCTCCCTATATTTTATCTCCACTTTTGTCTCCGCAATTTAACTTGAGCATAAattatagggacacttttttgtctgtggGCGGGGTCTTATAATTAGGGGGCGGGGCGTGCTTTTTAAGGTGTGGGGTAGAGGGGGAAGAAAAATGtggcgcccccctccctctccactgaacacaagGGGAAAGAGATCTCGcgccggcggccattttgttggagccAAAACTGCTGCGCAGCCAAAAAACATTCCAGATTTCCCGGGTCAACGGCCTCTGATCGGGATGAGGGTCCCAAAATCGGGATTGTCCCGGGAAAatcgggactgttggcaactatgcattgAGCAATATCTGTATTTCTCTCTGCTTAGGAAGTTCTCACCTGTCCTGATCCGCCATTATAAGTGGGATTTTGTTACCTTCCAAGTTGCTTTTCCTGATTCTCCGATGCAGATTATCACCCAGTTTTGCGTGTTTGGTGCGAAGCGGTCAGAAGCCGGTGATCCTGGAGAAAGGGAACCCCTTCTGCATGCCGACGGGAGGGCTGCGCACAATGCCAAATGAGGACCACCGCTGCTCATCATGGTACTTCTGGCCGAACCATCTCCCCAATCAAGGCGACCACTGTGGCTCCTTTTCGTGGACAGCCGAAGGTTCGGCACAGGCCGCGTAGCCAAATTTCTGGACAGCCATACCTCGTTGACACTGCCGCCGAGGCTGTAGTGTAatgatttaaaacatttttttttaacgattgacCTTTTATAGACTTGAAGACTTTTATCGGGAGGTTCTCTGAGATACATTCTCTCCATTTACAGAAAAGGGGCTGTTCAGAggcagctctttaattaggcggtctcctaaggcctcgcactcacaggggcctcgcggccgcctaacttacccaatgcattaccccagttttgagggacaggggaccttaacgctgctgtgctcaggcagcgttaggaGCCCTGACTCAACAGcgggggccgccagcgtccctaacaaccagtgaataatcGGTGCCACCACCCCCCTGTGATGTCAACAACCCAGCATTCCCTCAGCCAATGAtgccacaagg
It encodes the following:
- the LOC120923260 gene encoding lysosomal amino acid transporter 1 homolog, producing FVSCVFQPFTTQEIIGIVIGSVSSIFYLGSRLPQIVTNFRRRSTEGLALSLFCMIILGNLTYGLSILLKNPDKGQSEVDYVNHHLPWLIGSLGVMSMDCIIITQFCVFGAKRSEAGDPGEREPLLHADGRAAHNAK